The following are encoded together in the Zingiber officinale cultivar Zhangliang chromosome 8A, Zo_v1.1, whole genome shotgun sequence genome:
- the LOC122010716 gene encoding uncharacterized protein LOC122010716 yields MSIVLRFVDSNGFIQERFFGLVHVSDTAALTLKDAIYSALVYYNLDIQNIRGQGYDGASNMRDEFNGLQALIIKDFNIVGSSCKRNDELKNAHADDIAYLIGINELETGCGLNQIGILQRAIDTRWSSHLRSLKGLIKMFSASCTVLLKIMDDGLPSQRVDATTVYDEMTSFDFVFILHLMKEIMGITDILCQTLQSKSQDIINAMELVLSTKHLLQQMRDNKWDDLLVKVKSFCELRNIDIPDFNAPYINKRGRGRAHQDNFTIEHHYRIDLFYASIDSQLQEVNGRFSDDAMELLTLINGDILSFDDLLVDIRLDGLLLSL; encoded by the exons ATGTCTATAGTATTGAGGTTTGTGGATAGTAATGGATTCATTCAAGAACGCTTTTTTGGCCTTGTTCATGTATCTGATACTGCGGCTTTAACTTTAAAGGATGCTATATATTCTGCTTTGGTTTACTACAATTTGGATATTcaaaatattagaggtcaaggCTATGATGGTGCTAGTAATATGAGGGACGAGTTTAATGGATTGCAAGCTTTGATTATAAAAGATT TTAATATTGTTGGTTCTTCATGTAAGCGTAATGATGAATTGAAGAATGCTCATGCAGATGACATTGCATATTTGATTGGTATTAATGAACTCGAGACAGGGTGTGGACTTAATCAGATAGGTATTTTACAACGAGCTATTGATACACGCTGGAGTTCTCATTTGAGATCATTGAAAGGCCTAATTAAGATGTTTAGTGCATCGTGTACGGTATTGCTCAAGATTATGGATGATGGGCTTCCTTCTCAACGAGTAGATGCAACAACTGTTTATGATGAAATGACTTCCTTTGATTTTGTATTCATCTTGCATCTTATGAAAGAGATTATGGGGATCACAGATATTCTTTGTCAGACTTTACAAAGTAAGTCTCAGGATATTATAAATGCAATGGAGCTTGTATTATCTACTAAGCATTTACTTCAACAGATGAGGGATAACAAGTGGGATGATTTGCTTGTAAAAGTGAAATCCTTTTGTGAACTTCGAAATATTGACATTCCTGATTTCAATGCTCCGTATATTAATAAACGAGGTCGAGGACGTGCTCATCAAGACAATTTCACCATTGAACATCATTATCGAATAGACCTCTTTTATGCTTCGATAGATTCACAGTTGCAAGAAGTTAATGGTCGCTTTAGTGATGATGCTATGGAATTGCTCACTCTTATTAATGGTGATATATTGtcctttgatgatctattagtggatattagacttgatggtctattattGAGTCTTTGA
- the LOC122011534 gene encoding NAC transcription factor 29-like, translated as MSDRAVAAAAAAPLPPGFRFHPTDEELILHYLRHQAASQPCPVSIIAEVDIYKHDPWELPAKAMFGEQEWYFFSPRDRKYPNGIRPNRSAASGYWKATGTDKPIRGGSGTVGVKKALVFYKGRPPKGRKTNWIMHEFRLTDAHSSSFTYEPMKFRTSSMRLDDWVLCRIYNKNYKLESMAPAQEQGSSLSVPDYSDDYSSLRHLFDYLPVTPQGFESAMLLGGQSGATHLSADNGDTNRNEGREESPVAMATSSSTLYSLMADQCLLDQQMLFNSQFGWR; from the exons ATGTCCGACCGtgctgttgctgctgctgctgctgcaccTCTCCCTCCGGGGTTCCGCTTCCACCCAACCGACGAGGAGCTCATCCTCCACTACCTCCGCCACCAAGCCGCCTCCCAGCCCTGCCCTGTCTCCATCATCGCCGAGGTCGACATCTACAAGCACGACCCTTGGGAGCTCCCCG CCAAGGCCATGTTCGGCGAGCAGGAGTGGTACTTCTTCAGCCCCAGGGACCGCAAGTATCCCAACGGAATCCGGCCAAACCGCTCAGCCGCCTCTGGCTATTGGAAGGCCACCGGCACCGACAAGCCGATTCGGGGAGGCAGCGGGACCGTCGGCGTCAAGAAGGCGCTGGTGTTCTACAAGGGCCGGCCGCCGAAGGGGAGGAAGACCAACTGGATCATGCACGAGTTTCGCCTCACCGACGCCCACTCGAGCAGCTTCACCTACGAGCCCATGAAATTCAGGACCTCCTCCATGAGG TTGGACGATTGGGTGCTCTGCCGGATTTACAACAAGAATTACAAGCTCGAATCAATGGCGCCGGCCCAAGAGCAAGGATCCTCCCTCTCGGTCCCTGATTACTCGGACGACTACTCGTCGCTGCGCCATCTGTTCGACTATTTGCCTGTGACGCCGCAGGGGTTCGAATCGGCCATGCTCCTGGGGGGCCAGTCCGGTGCGACTCATCTCTCGGCTGATAACGGCGATACTAACAGAAACGAGGGGCGGGAAGAATCCCCTGTCGCCATGGCTACGAGCTCTTCTACACTTTACTCGCTGATGGCTGACCAGTGTCTCCTGGATCAGCAGATGCTCTTCAACTCTCAATTTGGATGGCGATga